The Corallococcus soli genome has a window encoding:
- a CDS encoding FG-GAP repeat domain-containing protein, which translates to MRHHGMAHAGVLLFSVTSLLGMGLTRAVPQATPPPSLPLLDPPLASPTGTGARALALGDFDADGRMDVLTANHREGNVSLLRGLGDGTFAAPLDTATGLKPNAVAVGDFNGDGLLDAVTSNFVGTVSVLLGRGDGTFLPRTDVAVGGEPSSVGAGDFNGDGRWDVVASNARTDSVSVLLNRGDGTFRPRKDAATGTSPFMVAVGDLNHDGKADLVTANFVDTVSVLLGRGDGSFAPPVDHRTGNSPYSVAVADVDGDRAPDLVTSNFLGRSVSVLRGTGTGSFLPHRDFPVEGGPYFVATGDFDGDGDLDLATSNFFDDTVSVLPGRGDGTFGAGTRFATGDGPYAVAVGHLNGDGKPDLVTPNARGRDVSALLGAGAPAVAVDLTLAPRPGTARPCAE; encoded by the coding sequence ATGCGACATCACGGGATGGCCCATGCGGGCGTGCTGCTCTTCAGCGTGACAAGCCTGCTGGGAATGGGGCTGACGCGCGCGGTGCCTCAAGCGACTCCGCCTCCGTCGCTGCCGCTGCTCGACCCGCCGTTGGCGTCGCCCACCGGGACGGGAGCGCGTGCGCTGGCGCTGGGCGACTTCGACGCGGATGGCCGCATGGACGTCCTCACGGCCAACCACCGCGAGGGCAACGTGTCTCTGCTGCGGGGCCTGGGGGATGGGACGTTCGCGGCGCCGTTGGACACGGCCACGGGCCTGAAGCCCAACGCCGTCGCGGTGGGCGACTTCAACGGCGATGGTCTCCTGGACGCGGTCACCAGCAACTTCGTGGGCACCGTGTCGGTGCTGCTCGGCCGGGGTGACGGCACGTTCCTGCCCCGCACCGACGTCGCGGTGGGCGGGGAGCCCTCGTCGGTCGGCGCCGGTGACTTCAACGGCGATGGTCGGTGGGACGTGGTCGCGTCCAACGCGCGCACGGACTCCGTGTCGGTACTGCTGAACCGGGGCGACGGGACGTTCAGGCCCCGGAAGGATGCAGCCACCGGCACCAGCCCCTTCATGGTGGCGGTGGGCGACCTCAACCATGACGGCAAGGCGGACCTCGTCACCGCCAACTTCGTGGACACGGTGTCGGTGCTGCTCGGCCGGGGCGATGGGAGCTTCGCGCCCCCGGTGGATCACCGGACGGGCAACTCTCCCTATTCGGTCGCGGTGGCGGACGTGGACGGTGACAGGGCACCGGACCTCGTCACGTCGAACTTCCTGGGCCGCAGCGTGTCCGTCCTGCGTGGCACGGGCACCGGCTCGTTCCTGCCCCACAGGGACTTCCCCGTGGAGGGCGGGCCGTACTTCGTCGCGACCGGGGACTTCGACGGGGACGGGGACCTGGACCTCGCCACGTCGAACTTCTTCGACGACACCGTGTCCGTCCTGCCCGGCCGGGGCGACGGCACCTTCGGCGCGGGCACACGCTTCGCCACGGGGGACGGGCCCTACGCGGTCGCGGTGGGGCACCTCAACGGCGACGGGAAGCCGGACCTCGTGACGCCGAACGCACGGGGCCGTGACGTCTCCGCGCTGCTGGGCGCTGGCGCTCCGGCCGTGGCGGTGGACCTCACCCTGGCGCCGCGGCCCGGCACGGCCCGTCCCTGCGCTGAATAG
- a CDS encoding class I SAM-dependent methyltransferase, with the protein MSASSELLSPLSSEPVSEPAGSSRRHALVVTTSDRVDAALAQRARGAAESVGVPYVERHHKLPLRKLLTDMADALIVFESSAVSLVDAEGALRFSPGLAHLRVKQLDAGVPEDMLLRMAGLREGERVLDCTLGLGADAQVAARLVGPTGHVMALEKSPALYLLVHHGLAGLPRHPASCAVEVVHADAAEHLRTLPDGAFDVVLFDPMFERERKSSVAFEALRRHADYAPLTRATVEEARRVARRAVVIKGSRYSRDFKKLGITPEPARPNATVLWAKVPGSGLR; encoded by the coding sequence ATGTCCGCCTCGTCCGAGCTGTTGTCCCCGTTGTCGTCCGAGCCGGTGTCCGAACCCGCCGGGTCGTCCCGTCGCCATGCGCTGGTGGTCACGACGTCGGACCGGGTGGACGCGGCGCTCGCACAGCGTGCGCGGGGTGCAGCGGAGTCGGTGGGGGTGCCCTATGTGGAGCGTCACCACAAGCTGCCCTTGCGGAAGCTGCTCACCGACATGGCGGATGCGCTCATCGTCTTCGAGTCCTCCGCCGTGTCCCTGGTGGACGCGGAAGGCGCGCTGCGCTTCTCGCCGGGGCTCGCGCACCTGCGCGTGAAGCAGCTCGACGCGGGCGTGCCGGAGGACATGTTGCTGCGCATGGCCGGGCTGCGCGAAGGGGAGCGCGTGCTGGACTGCACGCTGGGCCTGGGCGCGGATGCGCAGGTGGCGGCGCGGCTGGTGGGGCCCACGGGGCACGTCATGGCGCTGGAGAAGAGTCCGGCGCTCTACCTGCTGGTCCACCACGGGCTCGCGGGTTTGCCGCGCCATCCGGCCTCGTGCGCGGTGGAGGTGGTGCACGCGGACGCGGCGGAGCACCTGCGCACGTTGCCGGACGGCGCGTTCGACGTGGTGCTCTTCGACCCGATGTTCGAGCGCGAGCGCAAGTCCTCCGTCGCGTTCGAGGCGCTGCGCCGCCACGCGGACTACGCCCCGCTGACGCGTGCCACAGTGGAGGAGGCCCGGCGCGTGGCGCGCAGGGCGGTGGTCATCAAGGGCTCGCGCTACTCGCGGGACTTCAAGAAGCTGGGCATCACCCCGGAGCCCGCCCGCCCCAACGCCACCGTGCTGTGGGCGAAGGTGCCGGGCTCAGGGCTTCGGTGA
- a CDS encoding DUF6310 domain-containing protein — MYARACIALLLILSACATSGPSPGEAVARSPRNANLQRAAALPWTDEGRCVVQEASHPWPEVVEQCFHALDQERLRFRDPTGRCAVASAGAAAMGIGFCVLAAPEIIVGAVIVVGVVVVGIAIKEALDAYELKRADPEDAVPVLETKPAPRESVAERRPKPQPAGQDWLPPMPPDARERERRPECKPIPVPHLGGDVLHNMCADRVPRNGFPGSDVLVNGKRFDALQLHARVLWEVKTDNFDTYTADLQRIVLEKQVRELQRERALALACGFEFRVGVRSAAHKFALGLLDETLEVVVMDWC; from the coding sequence ATGTATGCCCGCGCTTGCATCGCACTGCTGCTGATTCTCTCTGCCTGCGCCACGTCGGGGCCGAGCCCAGGCGAAGCCGTGGCCCGGAGTCCAAGGAACGCCAACCTCCAGAGAGCGGCGGCGCTGCCCTGGACGGATGAGGGGCGGTGTGTCGTCCAGGAGGCCTCCCATCCCTGGCCCGAGGTGGTTGAGCAGTGCTTCCACGCGCTCGACCAGGAGCGGCTCCGGTTTCGAGATCCCACGGGGCGCTGCGCTGTCGCCTCCGCGGGCGCGGCTGCCATGGGCATCGGGTTCTGCGTCCTCGCGGCCCCGGAGATCATCGTGGGCGCGGTGATCGTGGTGGGGGTGGTGGTGGTGGGCATCGCCATCAAGGAAGCGCTGGATGCGTATGAGCTGAAGCGGGCCGATCCCGAGGATGCTGTGCCCGTGCTTGAAACGAAGCCCGCTCCGCGGGAGTCCGTGGCGGAAAGACGGCCCAAGCCGCAGCCCGCAGGGCAGGACTGGCTTCCTCCCATGCCCCCCGATGCCAGGGAGCGGGAGCGCCGCCCGGAGTGCAAGCCCATCCCGGTGCCTCACCTGGGGGGCGATGTCCTGCACAACATGTGCGCCGACAGGGTGCCGCGGAATGGCTTCCCTGGCTCGGATGTGCTCGTCAACGGGAAGCGGTTTGACGCGCTTCAACTCCACGCGCGCGTGCTGTGGGAGGTGAAGACCGACAACTTCGACACGTACACGGCCGACCTGCAGCGGATTGTGCTCGAAAAGCAGGTGCGCGAACTGCAACGAGAGCGCGCCCTGGCGCTGGCGTGCGGATTTGAATTCCGGGTGGGTGTGCGAAGCGCCGCGCACAAATTCGCACTGGGGCTCTTGGATGAAACCCTCGAAGTCGTCGTGATGGACTGGTGCTGA
- a CDS encoding DUF5953 family protein, with translation MSPAQRNNLAIFVTAPARVGNDDRPLAIVRAMERATPGLRLEWTISDEGKLVPLQARDVWVAEGRPGESGFPLICNGGHESGRVTLFGLERPALLGPGGQPVFDVHAELPLNAATMAESAAVLEAVAEGARAYWGHATPFNTTVEISRQVRHPVRKPGVPPRGLPALNLREFIRSPEIPHRLGWLNYWSSATASVIGFPDPARDLDLLSRARRTAMGGWVVRLTNEPLDLDNPAHLEVLLRTYERFPVIGGRAAP, from the coding sequence ATGTCGCCTGCGCAAAGAAATAACCTCGCCATCTTCGTCACCGCACCCGCACGCGTGGGCAACGATGACCGTCCCCTGGCCATCGTTCGTGCCATGGAGCGCGCTACCCCTGGCTTGCGCTTGGAGTGGACGATTTCTGACGAGGGGAAGCTCGTGCCACTGCAAGCGCGTGATGTGTGGGTTGCCGAGGGGAGACCGGGCGAGTCGGGCTTTCCGCTCATCTGCAACGGCGGTCATGAGAGCGGTCGTGTGACCCTCTTCGGCCTGGAGAGACCCGCGCTCCTCGGACCGGGAGGTCAGCCGGTGTTCGATGTCCACGCGGAGCTGCCCCTGAATGCAGCCACCATGGCGGAGTCAGCGGCTGTACTGGAGGCTGTCGCGGAGGGGGCTCGCGCGTACTGGGGACACGCGACACCTTTCAATACGACCGTGGAGATCTCGCGGCAGGTGCGCCATCCGGTGCGCAAGCCGGGAGTTCCGCCTCGGGGGCTGCCAGCACTCAATCTCCGCGAGTTCATCCGCTCGCCTGAGATTCCACACCGCCTGGGATGGCTGAACTACTGGTCATCCGCTACCGCAAGCGTCATCGGGTTTCCGGACCCGGCCCGTGATCTGGACCTCCTCTCACGGGCGAGGCGCACCGCGATGGGGGGATGGGTTGTCCGGCTCACGAACGAGCCGCTCGACCTGGACAACCCAGCCCACCTGGAAGTGCTCCTGCGGACCTACGAGCGCTTCCCGGTGATTGGCGGGCGCGCAGCGCCTTGA
- a CDS encoding prolyl hydroxylase family protein: MLNILPNPEEELDTRNPLLVTVEKLLSAEERRALIERIEGVGPTAAPITTSSGFVMRPDIRNNTRAMFDDVALAATLFERIAPHIPRRLEREWEACGTNERLRCYRYDVGQYFAPHYDGAFVRHRDERSLLTFMVYLNDGMHGGATNFFSLGHSVTPSMGTALLFNYHLLHEGAEVTEGRKYALRTDLMYRRVGA; this comes from the coding sequence ATGCTGAACATCCTTCCGAACCCCGAGGAGGAGCTCGACACGCGCAACCCGCTCCTCGTCACCGTCGAGAAGCTGCTCAGCGCCGAGGAGCGCCGCGCGCTGATTGAGCGCATCGAGGGCGTGGGGCCGACGGCGGCGCCCATCACCACGTCGTCGGGCTTCGTGATGCGCCCCGACATCCGCAACAACACCCGGGCGATGTTCGACGACGTCGCGCTGGCGGCGACGCTGTTTGAGCGCATCGCCCCCCACATCCCGCGCCGGCTGGAGCGCGAATGGGAGGCGTGCGGGACGAACGAGCGACTGCGCTGCTATCGCTACGACGTGGGCCAGTACTTCGCTCCGCACTACGACGGCGCCTTCGTGCGCCACCGCGACGAGCGCAGCCTGCTCACCTTCATGGTCTACCTGAATGACGGCATGCACGGCGGCGCGACGAACTTCTTCTCGCTCGGGCACTCCGTGACGCCGAGCATGGGCACCGCCCTGCTCTTCAACTACCACCTGCTTCACGAAGGCGCGGAGGTCACCGAGGGCCGCAAGTACGCGCTCCGCACCGACCTCATGTACCGCCGCGTGGGCGCCTGA